From a region of the Zingiber officinale cultivar Zhangliang chromosome 4B, Zo_v1.1, whole genome shotgun sequence genome:
- the LOC121978122 gene encoding uncharacterized protein LOC121978122, whose protein sequence is MSSTVEHDYIGLSERNSSAGGVEGGVMNLKATELRLGLPGSESPHRVEKIGLTLDLLPKSFVSGAKRGFSHANDGGGTWGFAAEGGGSEVNSVKGGGLFSGRGEVASGGSAGQLSGQGNVGKDLAVKAAGQEWKVTPKGCGSVGNDSPVAPAEKNMSGQQENVAAPKLNERILSSLSKRSVAAHPWHDLETGKEVPVVFNVIASQKDARVRFELVIHRSITI, encoded by the exons ATGTCGTCGACGGTGGAGCATGATTACATAGGTCTGTCGGAGCGGAACTCCTCTGCCGGCGGAGTCGAGGGAGGGGTTATGAACCTCAAGGCCACAGAACTCAGGTTGGGGCTGCCTGGGTCGGAGTCGCCCCACCGCGTGGAGAAGATCGGGCTCACCCTGGATTTGCTCCCCAAGAGCTTCGTCTCCGGTGCCAAGAGGGGGTTCTCCCACGCCAACGATGGGGGCGGGACGTGGGGATTTGCCGCCGAAGGTGGCGGATCTGAAGTGAACTCGGTAAAAGGTGGCGGCTTGTTTTCGGGGAGAGGGGAGGTTGCATCCGGTGGCAGTGCAGGGCAGCTTTCTGGGCAAGGGAATGTGGGGAAGGACCTAGCGGTGAAAGCGGCTGGGCAGGAGTGGAAGGTCACCCCGAAGGGCTGTGGTTCTGTTGGGAATGATAGTCCGGTAGCTCCTGCAGAGAA aaataTGAGCGGACAACAGGAGAACGTTGCAGCTCCAAAGTTGAATGAAAGGATATTGTCGTCATTGTCCAAGAGATCAGTGGCTGCCCATCCTTGGCATGATCTTGAAACAG GTAAAGAGGTCCCTGTTGTGTTCAATGTG attgccTCCCAAAAGGATGCAAGGGTTAGATTTGAACTTGTTAttcatagatctatcactatatga